A window of the Thermodesulforhabdus norvegica genome harbors these coding sequences:
- a CDS encoding cell division protein FtsQ/DivIB, with the protein MNQNKGFLFLVITCLALCSVASFLGIRIYNALSTASPWRIQRIDIKGNKHLSRSEIYDALGIPQGASIWWYSLPDLAQRLENHPWIREAFVRWDFPQVLSVEVLERQPFVTLCCNECYYIDNFGAVFDKCNECYLSSRVVKVEQCNDVVIGQGKIGYLRSEFLQRLSSLLRAVAENRFPAGSYALNYSAERGFLIDTENIQIVLGFEDFDRRIKIAKRIMQRNLINSERDIKLELDIRYRRKAYVRPCLTDGKEKHGTR; encoded by the coding sequence ATGAATCAGAATAAGGGCTTCCTTTTTCTCGTCATTACATGTCTGGCTCTATGTTCCGTAGCTTCCTTTCTGGGAATCAGGATTTACAACGCCTTATCCACGGCATCGCCATGGCGCATTCAACGCATAGACATTAAGGGGAACAAACACCTTAGCAGGTCCGAAATATACGATGCTCTTGGGATACCTCAGGGAGCCTCGATATGGTGGTACTCCCTGCCGGACCTTGCGCAACGGCTGGAAAATCATCCATGGATACGGGAAGCCTTTGTAAGATGGGATTTTCCGCAGGTTCTATCCGTTGAGGTTCTTGAGCGCCAGCCCTTTGTCACACTGTGCTGTAATGAATGTTATTATATTGACAATTTCGGCGCAGTTTTCGATAAATGCAATGAGTGTTATTTGAGCTCCCGGGTTGTTAAAGTGGAACAGTGCAACGATGTCGTTATCGGTCAGGGAAAGATCGGCTATCTGCGTTCAGAGTTTCTTCAAAGGCTTTCCTCTTTGTTGAGGGCTGTGGCAGAAAATCGCTTCCCTGCTGGATCTTATGCTTTGAATTATAGTGCCGAAAGGGGGTTTTTGATAGATACCGAAAATATCCAGATTGTCCTTGGTTTTGAAGATTTTGACAGGCGCATCAAAATCGCCAAGAGGATTATGCAGAGGAATCTGATCAATTCCGAAAGGGACATAAAACTGGAACTCGATATCAGATATAGGCGGAAAGCCTATGTACGCCCGTGCTTGACGGACGGAAAGGAAAAACATGGCACGCGGTAA